One window from the genome of Pyruvatibacter sp. encodes:
- a CDS encoding LLM class flavin-dependent oxidoreductase: protein MTTPVEISWFSALCDDDAEFLGTQDPAFLSTFEHCKKIVDAAQAGGFDNILLPSGFSLGIDPVAFAAGVAPTVKNMRLLLAVRCGEMWPPQLARQIATLDQMLGGRLTVNIISSDMPGQTMDSAPRYGRTLEAMEIVRTLLDGKSVDIDGEHYQMQLDPMRIGTVSGKCPPFYFGGMSPAAREVAAKGADVFLMWPDTKDKVQDLLDDMRKRAAAHGRELKFGYRVHVIVRETEEEARAHARHIMSKLDVEEGEKLRARALDATSEGVRRQAMMRDGADDEGFAEENLWTGIGKARSGCGAAIVGNPDQVAAKLEMYREMGFSAFILSGYPHAKEAEYFSRLVLPKISHGPLVDVRS from the coding sequence ATGACCACACCCGTTGAAATCTCCTGGTTCTCGGCCCTGTGTGACGACGATGCCGAGTTTCTGGGCACGCAGGATCCGGCCTTTCTCTCCACGTTCGAGCACTGCAAAAAAATTGTCGATGCGGCGCAGGCGGGCGGCTTCGACAACATTTTGCTGCCGTCCGGCTTTTCGCTGGGCATTGACCCTGTGGCCTTTGCGGCGGGCGTGGCGCCAACTGTTAAAAACATGCGGCTGTTGCTCGCAGTCCGCTGCGGTGAAATGTGGCCGCCACAACTTGCCCGGCAGATCGCCACGCTGGACCAAATGCTCGGCGGCCGCCTGACAGTCAACATCATTTCTTCCGACATGCCCGGCCAGACGATGGACTCAGCCCCGCGCTATGGACGCACGCTGGAAGCCATGGAGATCGTCCGTACACTGCTTGATGGCAAGTCCGTGGACATTGATGGCGAACACTACCAGATGCAGCTTGACCCCATGCGTATCGGCACGGTGTCCGGCAAATGCCCGCCGTTCTACTTTGGCGGCATGTCACCCGCAGCGCGCGAAGTTGCCGCCAAGGGCGCTGACGTGTTCCTCATGTGGCCCGACACCAAAGACAAGGTGCAGGATCTGCTTGACGATATGCGCAAGCGCGCCGCCGCCCATGGCCGCGAACTCAAATTCGGCTACCGCGTGCATGTCATTGTCCGCGAAACCGAAGAAGAGGCGCGCGCCCATGCCCGCCATATCATGTCGAAACTTGATGTGGAGGAAGGTGAAAAGCTGCGCGCCCGCGCGCTGGACGCCACATCCGAAGGCGTGCGCCGTCAGGCCATGATGCGCGACGGTGCCGACGACGAAGGCTTTGCGGAAGAAAACCTGTGGACGGGCATCGGCAAGGCCCGCTCCGGCTGCGGTGCTGCTATTGTCGGCAACCCGGATCAGGTAGCTGCCAAACTTGAGATGTACCGCGAGATGGGCTTTTCAGCGTTCATTCTCTCCGGCTACCCGCACGCCAAAGAGGCCGAGTATTTTTCCCGGCTGGTGCTGCCTAAGATCAGCCACGGCCCGCTGGTGGATGTGCGCAGTTGA
- a CDS encoding cytochrome b, with translation MTGAPPEKFSGTAKTLHWITALLVLVAILFSFGVIPPGFEGMPLDERLQTLMIHSGNGILVLALTLYRIRYRRTHTPPAYPATMPEWQKTASRWNVYGLYALLIYQPIIGIVHGLTYVDGNIVPYGLFNLTGLAPSDAAVTQVFHALHGIGGLALSALIIVHVAAAMKHWLIDRDKVFQRMLPFGRV, from the coding sequence ATGACCGGCGCACCACCCGAAAAGTTCAGCGGTACAGCAAAGACGCTGCACTGGATCACGGCCCTGCTGGTGCTTGTCGCCATCCTGTTTTCATTCGGCGTCATTCCACCCGGTTTTGAAGGCATGCCGCTGGACGAGCGCCTGCAGACCCTGATGATTCACTCCGGCAACGGCATTTTGGTGCTGGCGCTGACGCTGTACCGCATCCGGTACCGGCGCACCCACACGCCACCCGCCTACCCGGCCACCATGCCGGAGTGGCAAAAGACAGCCTCCAGATGGAACGTGTACGGACTGTATGCGCTGCTGATCTATCAGCCGATCATCGGCATCGTCCACGGGCTGACCTATGTTGACGGGAACATCGTGCCATACGGCCTGTTCAATCTGACGGGCCTCGCACCATCAGATGCAGCCGTAACGCAGGTTTTTCATGCCTTGCACGGCATCGGCGGGCTGGCGCTGTCCGCGCTCATCATTGTGCATGTGGCCGCCGCCATGAAGCACTGGCTCATTGACCGGGACAAGGTCTTTCAGCGTATGCTGCCATTTGGCCGGGTTTAA
- a CDS encoding haloalkane dehalogenase — MSQPKTTIIRTPAERFENLPDYPFAPHYQSVAPGIEMHYVDEGPRDGRVVLLLHGQPSWSYLYRKMIPPLVAAGYRVIAPDLVGFGKSDKPTAKDAFTYSGQVAWMRAFIEGLDLKDINVFVQDWGGLIGLRVVAEIPQRFASIIAGNTGLPAAPFPMSAIGRWLTRFQAWRKGDSITSMDKINGFPDWIAHARYAREFNPGATLQSATISTLSDDEIAAYQAPFPDEPYMAGPRAMPWLVPSELGQGHAAWKKLEKLDTPVLLVFSDSDPVTAGQDKVFAKRFKGAKGQPHKTIQNAGHFLQDDKGEEIAAHMIEWLRTL; from the coding sequence GTGTCGCAGCCGAAAACAACCATCATCCGCACGCCCGCCGAACGGTTTGAAAACCTGCCGGACTATCCCTTTGCGCCGCACTATCAGAGTGTCGCGCCGGGCATTGAGATGCATTACGTGGACGAAGGCCCGCGCGACGGCAGGGTGGTATTGCTGCTGCACGGCCAGCCAAGCTGGAGCTACCTCTACCGCAAGATGATCCCGCCGCTGGTCGCCGCCGGATACCGCGTCATCGCGCCCGATCTTGTGGGTTTTGGCAAGTCCGACAAACCCACTGCCAAGGATGCCTTCACGTATTCAGGCCAGGTCGCATGGATGCGCGCCTTTATTGAAGGTCTGGACCTCAAAGACATCAACGTGTTTGTGCAGGACTGGGGCGGTCTGATTGGTCTGCGTGTGGTGGCTGAAATACCGCAGCGTTTTGCATCCATCATCGCGGGCAATACGGGTCTGCCCGCAGCACCGTTCCCCATGTCGGCGATCGGCCGCTGGCTGACGCGCTTTCAGGCGTGGCGCAAGGGCGACAGCATCACCAGCATGGACAAGATCAACGGGTTTCCAGACTGGATTGCCCACGCCCGCTATGCGCGCGAGTTCAACCCCGGCGCGACGCTGCAATCCGCAACAATCAGCACACTGAGCGATGACGAGATTGCCGCCTATCAGGCCCCATTCCCCGACGAACCCTATATGGCAGGCCCGCGCGCCATGCCGTGGCTGGTGCCCAGTGAACTTGGTCAGGGCCACGCCGCATGGAAAAAGCTGGAGAAGCTGGACACACCCGTGCTGCTGGTGTTCTCGGATAGTGACCCTGTGACGGCCGGTCAGGACAAGGTCTTTGCCAAACGCTTCAAGGGTGCCAAAGGCCAGCCGCATAAAACCATCCAGAACGCCGGCCACTTCCTGCAGGACGACAAGGGCGAGGAGATCGCCGCGCATATGATTGAATGGTTGCGGACACTCTAG
- a CDS encoding rhodanese-like domain-containing protein, whose translation MTDKTLHELSPADVKARMDAGDVVVIDVREPKEYGGERIPGALNFPLSTFDAFALPTGGKEIILHCGVGKRSAMAAQKCFEGGAAEATHMAGGLGAWKQAGLPLIVTDPETGQPTLRS comes from the coding sequence ATGACTGATAAAACTCTGCACGAGCTATCCCCCGCAGACGTCAAAGCGCGCATGGATGCGGGCGACGTGGTGGTGATTGATGTGCGTGAGCCCAAAGAATATGGCGGCGAGCGCATTCCCGGAGCGCTGAACTTTCCGCTGTCGACGTTTGATGCCTTTGCCCTGCCGACCGGCGGCAAGGAGATCATCCTGCATTGTGGTGTCGGCAAACGCTCAGCCATGGCCGCACAAAAATGCTTTGAAGGCGGCGCTGCCGAAGCAACTCATATGGCCGGCGGCCTTGGCGCATGGAAACAGGCGGGACTGCCACTGATCGTGACGGACCCTGAGACGGGGCAGCCAACGCTCAGAAGTTAG
- the murA gene encoding UDP-N-acetylglucosamine 1-carboxyvinyltransferase, with product MDRIRLTGGTALHGEIPISGAKNAALPLMIASLLTDEPLVLTNLPRLTDIATLARLLAQLGVEIDVLNGNDEWEPLTTRTEGRLSLGVEQAKRLAGFGPDAKYRPGGRTIRLTARTIESTHADYELVSKMRASFWVLGPLLGRCGEADVSLPGGCAIGTRPVDLHLQGLEKLGATIELDKGYVIARAKDGLRGAEVRFSMPSVGATHNVLMAAVLAKGETIIENAAREPEITNLAECLVAMGAKIDGLGSSTLRITGVDKLHGAQVAVICDRIEAGTYAMAVAMAGGDVTLTGADRSLFEAPLQALSAAGITIEDVDAGLRVARNGTPVTPVDIVTQPYPAFPTDLQAQFMALMTMADGNAQMTETIFENRFMHVQELARLGALVSLHGDRAIVSGVKALRGAPVMATDLRASVSLVIAGLAAEGETVISRVYHLDRGFERLEDKLSNCGADISRLAG from the coding sequence ATGGACAGGATCAGGCTTACCGGCGGCACGGCGCTGCATGGCGAAATCCCCATTTCGGGCGCCAAGAACGCCGCCCTGCCACTGATGATCGCCAGCCTGCTGACGGATGAGCCGCTGGTGCTCACCAACCTGCCGCGCCTCACCGATATTGCAACGCTCGCCCGCCTGCTCGCGCAACTGGGTGTCGAGATTGATGTGCTCAACGGCAACGATGAGTGGGAGCCGCTCACCACGCGCACCGAGGGCCGGTTGTCGCTGGGCGTGGAGCAGGCCAAACGGCTGGCGGGGTTCGGGCCGGACGCGAAATACCGCCCCGGCGGCCGCACCATCCGGCTCACCGCGCGCACCATAGAAAGCACGCACGCGGACTATGAGCTTGTATCGAAGATGCGCGCCAGCTTCTGGGTGCTTGGGCCGTTGCTGGGCCGCTGCGGCGAAGCGGATGTGTCGTTGCCTGGCGGCTGTGCCATCGGTACGCGGCCGGTTGACCTGCATTTGCAGGGGCTGGAGAAACTCGGCGCAACCATTGAGCTCGACAAGGGCTACGTCATTGCACGCGCCAAGGACGGGTTGCGGGGTGCCGAAGTGCGGTTCTCCATGCCCTCTGTCGGTGCCACCCACAATGTGCTGATGGCCGCTGTTCTGGCCAAAGGCGAGACAATCATTGAAAACGCCGCCCGTGAGCCGGAGATCACCAATCTGGCTGAATGCCTCGTGGCGATGGGCGCGAAGATTGACGGGCTGGGCTCCTCCACATTGCGCATTACCGGCGTGGACAAGCTGCACGGGGCGCAGGTGGCTGTCATCTGCGACCGTATCGAGGCCGGCACCTATGCCATGGCGGTGGCAATGGCCGGCGGTGACGTGACGCTGACCGGCGCCGACCGCAGCCTGTTTGAGGCGCCGTTGCAGGCGCTGTCCGCGGCCGGCATCACGATCGAGGATGTGGATGCGGGCCTTCGCGTGGCGCGCAACGGCACGCCGGTGACGCCGGTTGATATTGTCACCCAGCCTTACCCCGCGTTTCCCACAGACCTGCAGGCCCAGTTCATGGCGCTGATGACCATGGCCGACGGCAATGCGCAGATGACCGAAACGATTTTTGAAAACCGCTTCATGCATGTGCAGGAGCTGGCCCGGCTGGGGGCGCTTGTGTCGCTGCATGGCGACCGCGCCATTGTGTCCGGCGTCAAGGCGCTGCGCGGTGCGCCGGTGATGGCAACAGACCTGCGGGCGTCGGTGTCGCTGGTGATCGCGGGCTTGGCGGCGGAGGGCGAAACGGTTATCTCTCGCGTTTATCATCTGGATCGCGGATTTGAGCGCCTGGAAGACAAGCTCTCGAACTGCGGTGCGGATATTTCCCGGCTGGCCGGTTAA
- a CDS encoding amidohydrolase family protein, whose translation MHDLVIRNGLVYDGLGGKPYEADVAIDGGVISAVGTVSAAGREEIDAAGQIVTPGFVDPHTHYDGQVTWDPYLQPSTFHGVTTAVMGNCGVGFAPCAPDRHHWLIGLMEGVEDIPGTALFEGIKWNWESFPEYMDAVEASPLAIDVGLQLPHGALRAYVMGERGARLEPATREDTDKMATLVEDALNAGALGVTTSRTEKHRDKDGEHTPTYKAEEMELTGIAEAMKRAGNGEGKGVFQLIADFRDIDWEFDLLRKVVEVSGRPLSLTIEQDDRHPDIWHQVLDKIAEANNDGLPMRGQVPPRATGVVMGLTASINPFLLYSTFHEIMPRTLDAQVAALNDPDFRARLLAENVEYKEGEISTQLFSWFHKMFRLGSPPDYEPAPEDSVAAHAEREGRDPREVLLDWMAEDDGKALIYFPLMNYLPGDLSFVEQMLKHPNTAFGLSDGGAHVGIICDSSFPTTLLTHWGRDRTRGEKLPLEWIISGQTKRTAELVGLYDRGVLAPGMKADVNVIDFENLTMSRPEIVYDLPAGGKRFVQKTRGYTATIVSGVVAFREGEPTGALGGKLIRGSQARPAAAGVQAAAE comes from the coding sequence ATGCATGATCTCGTGATCCGGAACGGCCTGGTTTATGACGGGTTGGGCGGCAAACCCTACGAAGCTGACGTGGCAATAGATGGCGGCGTGATTTCCGCGGTTGGCACGGTTAGCGCCGCGGGCCGTGAGGAGATTGACGCCGCAGGGCAGATCGTGACGCCGGGCTTTGTTGATCCGCACACCCACTATGACGGTCAGGTCACCTGGGACCCCTATTTGCAGCCCTCGACATTTCACGGCGTGACAACCGCTGTGATGGGCAATTGCGGTGTGGGCTTTGCGCCCTGCGCGCCTGATCGTCACCACTGGCTCATTGGCCTGATGGAAGGCGTGGAAGATATTCCGGGTACGGCGCTTTTTGAGGGCATCAAGTGGAACTGGGAGAGTTTTCCCGAATACATGGATGCAGTGGAAGCCTCACCGCTGGCCATTGATGTGGGCCTGCAACTGCCCCACGGCGCGTTGCGCGCCTATGTGATGGGTGAACGCGGCGCGCGGCTTGAGCCTGCAACCCGTGAAGACACCGACAAGATGGCGACGCTGGTGGAAGACGCACTCAACGCGGGCGCGCTGGGCGTGACAACATCGCGCACGGAAAAGCACCGCGACAAGGATGGCGAGCATACGCCCACCTACAAAGCCGAAGAGATGGAGCTTACCGGCATTGCCGAAGCGATGAAGCGCGCGGGCAACGGCGAGGGCAAGGGCGTCTTTCAGTTGATTGCGGATTTCCGCGACATCGACTGGGAGTTCGATTTGCTGCGCAAGGTCGTTGAAGTGTCCGGCAGGCCACTGTCGCTCACCATCGAGCAGGACGACCGACACCCGGATATCTGGCACCAGGTGCTGGACAAGATTGCCGAAGCCAACAACGACGGCCTGCCCATGCGCGGGCAGGTACCGCCACGTGCCACCGGCGTGGTGATGGGGCTGACGGCCTCGATCAACCCGTTCTTGCTGTATTCCACCTTCCACGAAATCATGCCGCGTACGCTTGATGCGCAGGTGGCTGCCCTTAATGACCCTGATTTCCGCGCCCGACTGCTCGCAGAAAATGTCGAATACAAGGAAGGCGAGATTTCCACCCAGTTGTTCTCGTGGTTCCACAAGATGTTCAGGCTGGGCAGCCCGCCCGACTATGAACCGGCCCCTGAGGACAGCGTGGCCGCCCATGCCGAACGCGAAGGCCGTGACCCGCGCGAGGTATTGCTGGACTGGATGGCGGAAGATGACGGCAAGGCGCTGATCTATTTCCCTTTGATGAACTACCTGCCGGGCGATCTGTCATTTGTCGAGCAGATGCTCAAGCACCCCAATACGGCCTTTGGCCTGAGCGACGGCGGAGCGCATGTGGGCATCATCTGCGATTCGAGTTTTCCCACCACATTGCTCACCCACTGGGGCCGCGACCGCACACGCGGTGAAAAGCTGCCGCTGGAGTGGATCATCAGTGGACAGACAAAACGCACCGCTGAACTTGTGGGTCTGTATGACCGGGGTGTGCTGGCACCGGGCATGAAGGCGGACGTGAACGTCATCGACTTTGAAAACCTCACAATGAGCCGCCCTGAAATCGTGTATGACCTGCCTGCTGGCGGCAAGCGCTTTGTGCAAAAGACGCGCGGCTACACCGCTACTATTGTCTCTGGCGTTGTGGCTTTCCGCGAAGGCGAGCCGACAGGTGCCTTGGGCGGCAAGCTCATTCGCGGCAGCCAGGCACGCCCTGCGGCCGCGGGCGTGCAGGCAGCGGCTGAATAA
- a CDS encoding aldo/keto reductase has protein sequence MSDLVIAKGPRRLGQSDLHVAPIAYGMWRYAGTDVPTAAAKAQAALDAGMTLFDTADVYGLDSDMHFGAAEELLGEVLAATPGLRHKIVLASKGGIIPGTPYESSADYLRAACEASLTRLKTDVIDLYQVHRPDVLTHPAELADTLMALRTEGKIREFGLSNVTASQIAALQAHLDHPLATQQPELSAIAIEPVSNGVLDACMATAMTPLAWSPLAGGRLMLDAGEASTTQLADVITALNKIARTHATTRTAAALAFVLAHPSAPIPIIGSQTPARVAEAMSALDITLSRTEWYSVYEAALGQPLP, from the coding sequence ATGTCTGATCTCGTCATTGCAAAAGGCCCCCGCCGGTTGGGCCAAAGCGACCTGCATGTCGCCCCCATTGCCTATGGCATGTGGCGCTACGCGGGCACGGATGTGCCCACGGCCGCCGCAAAGGCGCAGGCCGCTCTTGATGCAGGCATGACGTTGTTTGATACAGCCGACGTCTATGGTCTGGACAGCGACATGCATTTTGGTGCCGCCGAAGAGCTGCTGGGCGAGGTTCTGGCGGCCACGCCCGGCCTGCGGCACAAAATCGTGCTGGCCAGCAAGGGCGGCATCATTCCCGGCACGCCGTATGAGAGCAGCGCGGACTATCTGCGTGCTGCCTGCGAAGCGTCACTCACCCGGCTCAAAACAGATGTCATCGACCTTTATCAGGTGCACCGGCCCGATGTGCTGACACACCCCGCCGAACTTGCCGATACGCTGATGGCCCTGCGCACGGAGGGCAAGATCCGCGAGTTCGGTCTGTCCAATGTCACAGCGTCGCAGATTGCCGCCCTTCAGGCCCATCTCGATCACCCTCTGGCGACGCAGCAGCCGGAGCTTTCAGCCATCGCCATTGAGCCGGTTTCAAATGGTGTGCTGGACGCATGTATGGCAACCGCCATGACGCCGCTGGCGTGGAGCCCGCTTGCCGGGGGCCGCCTGATGCTGGATGCGGGGGAGGCTTCCACCACGCAACTGGCCGATGTCATCACGGCGCTCAACAAGATCGCCCGCACCCATGCCACCACCCGCACCGCCGCAGCGCTTGCCTTCGTGCTGGCCCATCCGTCAGCCCCTATCCCCATCATCGGCAGCCAAACACCCGCGCGCGTTGCGGAGGCCATGAGCGCACTGGACATCACGCTCAGCCGCACTGAGTGGTATTCCGTTTACGAGGCGGCCCTCGGCCAGCCGCTTCCTTAA
- a CDS encoding DUF2948 family protein: MKPLRLRIEDADDLTVASTHLQDAVTLVGDFAYEKKRRRFAAVFNRFRWEQDTKRGHSRIRTGLHFDDVLAVRSQNIKLDAKDAVVELLAIRFAPDGEDNSPAGTITLDFAGGGTIALDVECIEGHLTDIGTAWETTSKPAHDL, translated from the coding sequence ATGAAACCCCTGCGCCTGCGCATCGAAGACGCTGATGATCTTACTGTTGCATCTACCCATCTCCAGGATGCGGTGACGCTGGTGGGCGACTTTGCCTATGAGAAAAAGCGCCGCCGCTTCGCTGCCGTGTTCAATCGCTTCCGCTGGGAACAGGATACAAAGCGCGGGCATTCGCGTATCCGCACAGGGCTGCACTTTGACGACGTGCTGGCCGTCCGCTCGCAGAATATAAAGCTGGATGCAAAAGACGCGGTGGTGGAGTTGCTGGCCATCCGCTTTGCCCCGGACGGCGAAGACAACAGCCCCGCAGGCACAATTACGCTTGATTTTGCCGGTGGCGGCACGATTGCACTGGACGTGGAGTGCATTGAGGGCCATTTGACCGATATCGGCACGGCGTGGGAAACCACCTCAAAGCCCGCCCACGACCTTTAG
- a CDS encoding Gfo/Idh/MocA family oxidoreductase: protein MGDTLRYAIIGAGMMGNEHIRNIAIIDGAQVVAAADPHEGSRDWARLTMGDAPIALYADYHEMLAAADTFDAVIIATPNHTHRAVLEDVFATGKHVLIEKPLCTTFEDCQWVKAATRSYPGVVWMGLEYRWMPPVTRFVEQVRAGAAGDVKMLTIREHRFPFLQKIGDWNRFNRNSGGTLVEKSCHFFDLMRHIIGSEPRRVMASGGHDVNHFDERYDGEMPDIMDNAFVIVEFDNGVRACHELCMFVTALEQREHLTVTGTKGALEVLIPQSELAHTLNTGNETIRTKIDVDQRVLDAGHHHGASYYQHLAFQDAIRAQTPPLVTVDDGLRSVAMGLAAHRAIDEKRVVDMAEFGL, encoded by the coding sequence ATGGGCGACACACTACGCTACGCGATTATTGGCGCGGGCATGATGGGCAATGAGCACATCCGCAATATTGCGATTATTGACGGCGCGCAGGTGGTGGCCGCCGCCGACCCGCACGAAGGTTCGCGCGACTGGGCCAGGCTCACCATGGGCGATGCGCCGATTGCGCTTTATGCGGACTACCACGAAATGCTGGCGGCCGCTGACACGTTTGACGCCGTCATTATCGCCACCCCCAATCACACCCACCGCGCGGTGCTGGAAGATGTGTTTGCCACCGGCAAACATGTGCTGATTGAAAAGCCCCTGTGCACCACTTTCGAAGATTGCCAATGGGTGAAGGCTGCAACGCGCAGCTACCCCGGCGTGGTGTGGATGGGGCTTGAATACAGGTGGATGCCGCCGGTGACGCGCTTTGTGGAACAGGTACGCGCCGGCGCTGCGGGTGACGTGAAAATGCTCACCATCCGCGAGCATCGGTTTCCCTTCCTGCAAAAGATCGGCGACTGGAACCGCTTCAACCGCAACTCAGGCGGCACGCTGGTGGAAAAAAGCTGTCACTTCTTTGATCTGATGCGTCACATCATCGGCTCTGAGCCGCGCCGGGTGATGGCATCCGGCGGCCATGACGTGAACCATTTTGATGAGCGCTATGACGGCGAAATGCCGGACATCATGGACAACGCCTTCGTGATTGTTGAGTTTGATAACGGCGTGCGGGCCTGTCACGAACTATGCATGTTCGTGACAGCGCTTGAGCAGCGCGAACACCTGACGGTAACCGGCACCAAAGGCGCGCTTGAAGTGCTGATTCCGCAAAGCGAACTGGCGCATACGCTCAACACCGGCAATGAAACAATCCGTACAAAGATTGATGTTGACCAGCGCGTACTTGATGCAGGCCATCATCATGGGGCGTCCTATTACCAGCACCTGGCGTTTCAGGATGCCATCAGGGCGCAAACCCCGCCACTGGTAACGGTTGACGACGGACTGCGGTCCGTCGCCATGGGACTGGCGGCGCACCGTGCGATTGATGAAAAGCGCGTGGTGGATATGGCTGAGTTCGGTTTATAG
- a CDS encoding YXWGXW repeat-containing protein has product MTSSIRVSRRAFSAAVITACALVAGTAFAPSEAAAAPRHVVAKGVAAKAVVVRPNVVVRVAPPVRRVVTVRPARPSAFAVWTDGYWRWNGARHVWVAGHWRH; this is encoded by the coding sequence ATGACGTCTTCTATCCGAGTTTCGCGCCGTGCTTTTTCTGCCGCCGTCATTACCGCGTGTGCGCTGGTGGCGGGAACGGCGTTTGCGCCGTCTGAGGCTGCTGCTGCGCCGCGCCATGTGGTTGCCAAGGGTGTTGCAGCAAAGGCTGTGGTTGTGAGGCCAAACGTGGTTGTGCGCGTGGCACCGCCGGTACGCCGGGTGGTGACTGTGCGACCGGCGCGCCCAAGCGCCTTTGCTGTTTGGACCGACGGGTATTGGCGCTGGAACGGCGCGCGGCATGTGTGGGTGGCGGGCCACTGGCGGCACTAA
- a CDS encoding aldehyde dehydrogenase family protein, translating into MKEALQFYINGAWVDPATPKTLDVINPATEEPCGKISMGSAADVDAAVAAAKAAFPAWSNTTREERIAVFEKIIQVYQSRYDEIAETIATEMGAPIWLSKAAQAATGLGHFTTNLEILKNYQFEETRGTTQIRKEAVGVCGFITPWNWPVNQIVCKVAPALAAGCTMVLKPSEVAPLNAILVAEILHEAGVPKGVFNLVNGDGPSVGAPLSSHKDVDMVSFTGSTRAGILVAKAAADTVKRVAQELGGKSPNIVLEDADIQAAVAGGVQGVMMNSGQSCNAPTRMFVPASKNDEAKAVAKAAAEGVKAGDPFAEGTTIGPVVSEVQFNKIQDLIQKGIDEGATLLTGGTGRPDGLNKGYYVRPTVFADVTPDMTISREEIFGPVLSILTYETEEQAIEMANDTEYGLSSYVQSGNIEHAREVAGKIRAGNVHLNGAGPDFNAPFGGYKQSGNGREWGEFGFEEFLEVKAVLGYQAA; encoded by the coding sequence GTGAAAGAAGCCCTTCAGTTTTACATCAATGGTGCCTGGGTTGACCCCGCCACCCCCAAGACGCTGGATGTCATCAACCCCGCCACCGAAGAGCCCTGTGGCAAAATCTCGATGGGCTCAGCGGCTGACGTGGATGCGGCGGTTGCCGCCGCCAAGGCCGCGTTCCCCGCATGGTCCAACACCACACGCGAAGAGCGCATTGCCGTTTTTGAAAAGATCATTCAGGTCTATCAAAGCCGCTATGACGAGATTGCTGAAACCATCGCGACTGAAATGGGCGCGCCGATCTGGCTGTCCAAGGCAGCGCAGGCTGCAACCGGCCTTGGCCACTTCACAACAAATCTCGAAATCCTGAAAAACTATCAGTTCGAGGAAACCCGCGGCACCACACAGATCAGGAAGGAAGCTGTGGGCGTGTGCGGTTTCATCACGCCGTGGAACTGGCCGGTGAACCAGATCGTCTGCAAGGTGGCACCCGCGCTGGCCGCTGGCTGCACAATGGTGCTCAAGCCGTCTGAAGTAGCGCCGCTCAACGCCATTCTGGTGGCTGAAATCCTGCATGAAGCAGGCGTGCCCAAGGGCGTGTTCAACCTTGTAAATGGCGACGGCCCCAGCGTGGGTGCGCCGCTTTCAAGCCACAAGGATGTGGACATGGTGTCGTTCACCGGCTCCACCCGCGCCGGCATTCTGGTGGCCAAGGCTGCCGCCGACACGGTGAAGCGTGTGGCACAGGAGCTGGGCGGCAAGTCCCCCAACATCGTGCTGGAAGATGCAGACATTCAGGCAGCCGTTGCCGGTGGCGTGCAGGGCGTGATGATGAACTCAGGCCAGTCATGCAACGCCCCCACGCGCATGTTTGTGCCCGCGTCCAAGAACGACGAAGCCAAGGCTGTGGCCAAGGCCGCTGCTGAAGGCGTGAAAGCCGGTGACCCGTTCGCCGAAGGCACAACCATCGGCCCGGTTGTCTCAGAGGTTCAGTTCAACAAGATCCAGGATCTGATCCAGAAGGGCATCGACGAAGGCGCAACACTGCTGACCGGCGGCACGGGCCGTCCTGATGGTCTCAACAAGGGCTACTATGTGCGCCCGACGGTGTTTGCCGATGTGACGCCGGACATGACAATTTCCCGCGAGGAGATTTTCGGCCCGGTGCTCTCCATCCTCACCTACGAGACGGAAGAGCAGGCCATCGAGATGGCCAACGACACCGAATACGGTCTGTCGTCTTACGTGCAGTCCGGCAACATCGAGCACGCCCGCGAAGTGGCCGGCAAGATCCGCGCCGGCAACGTGCACCTGAACGGCGCTGGCCCGGACTTTAATGCCCCGTTTGGTGGCTACAAACAGTCCGGCAACGGCCGCGAATGGGGCGAGTTCGGCTTCGAAGAGTTCCTCGAAGTCAAAGCCGTCCTCGGCTACCAGGCCGCCTAA